In a single window of the Streptomyces sp. NBC_00353 genome:
- a CDS encoding sodium:solute symporter family protein: MAWLDWAALGGYFLVMLLIGLWSHRRVGDVSDYFTGGGRMPWWLSGISHHMSGYSAAVFVAYAAIAYSYGITVYVWAFLPLALGTGVGAWLFAPRWNRLRQRYAVASPLEYLAKRYNVPTQQALAWSGALLKVFDVAAKWASVAVLLNVFTGMSMTAGILITGVVTLLYCTVGGLWADALTDFGQFVIQGIAALAMVWVVLDRLGDGISGLGTIWHKLPEGHGHPLVGSYTATFLGAYVVVKFFEYNGGMWNLAQRYMATDTPQAARRSAGLSALLYVIWPAVLLFPPVAAAVLLPDIAEPQKVYALMAESYLPAGLVGLTLAGMFSHTMAMASSDANAVSAVVTRDIIPAVVRRAKELPPATGLLIARVCTVVFITVSMLVAIEADHFGGVLGIIVGLVAAVMGPISIPMLLGLLPLFRKCGPRAALSSWALGLLGYVLVKFVLESTDQTVIIVTPLVTSLVVYVVVGLLSPEPDATADAIVAAVSPAPDGDSEPVAAAVPQAAVPGASD; the protein is encoded by the coding sequence ATGGCTTGGCTCGACTGGGCCGCCCTCGGCGGCTATTTCCTGGTGATGCTGCTCATCGGCCTCTGGTCGCACCGCCGCGTCGGTGATGTGAGCGACTACTTCACCGGTGGCGGCCGGATGCCCTGGTGGCTGTCCGGCATCTCCCACCACATGTCCGGATACAGCGCCGCCGTGTTCGTCGCCTACGCGGCCATCGCGTACAGCTACGGCATCACCGTCTACGTCTGGGCGTTCCTGCCGCTCGCGCTGGGCACCGGTGTGGGTGCCTGGCTGTTCGCGCCGCGCTGGAACCGGCTGAGGCAGCGTTACGCGGTCGCCTCGCCGCTCGAATATCTCGCCAAGCGCTACAACGTGCCCACCCAGCAGGCGCTCGCCTGGAGCGGCGCCCTGCTCAAGGTGTTCGACGTGGCCGCCAAGTGGGCGTCCGTCGCCGTGCTGCTCAATGTGTTCACCGGCATGTCGATGACGGCCGGCATCCTGATCACCGGCGTCGTCACCCTGCTCTACTGCACCGTGGGCGGGCTCTGGGCCGACGCGCTCACCGACTTCGGGCAGTTCGTCATCCAGGGCATCGCGGCGCTCGCCATGGTCTGGGTGGTGCTGGACCGTCTGGGCGACGGCATCTCCGGTCTGGGCACGATCTGGCACAAGCTGCCCGAGGGACACGGTCACCCGCTGGTCGGCTCCTACACCGCCACCTTCCTCGGCGCATACGTCGTCGTGAAGTTCTTCGAGTACAACGGCGGCATGTGGAACCTGGCCCAGCGCTACATGGCCACGGACACCCCGCAGGCCGCCCGCCGTTCGGCCGGGCTCTCCGCGCTGCTGTACGTGATCTGGCCCGCGGTCCTGCTCTTCCCGCCCGTCGCCGCGGCCGTCCTGCTGCCGGACATCGCCGAACCGCAGAAGGTCTACGCGCTGATGGCGGAGTCGTACCTGCCGGCCGGACTGGTGGGGCTGACGCTCGCCGGGATGTTCTCGCACACCATGGCCATGGCCTCGTCGGACGCCAACGCCGTCTCCGCGGTCGTCACCCGGGACATCATCCCGGCGGTCGTGCGCCGCGCCAAGGAACTGCCGCCGGCGACCGGACTGCTCATCGCCCGCGTGTGCACGGTCGTCTTCATCACCGTGAGCATGCTCGTCGCCATCGAGGCGGATCACTTCGGCGGGGTGCTGGGCATCATCGTCGGTCTGGTCGCGGCCGTGATGGGGCCGATCTCCATCCCCATGCTGCTGGGGCTGCTGCCTCTCTTCCGCAAGTGCGGGCCGCGCGCCGCCCTGTCCTCCTGGGCGCTGGGGCTGCTGGGCTACGTCCTGGTGAAGTTCGTGCTGGAGAGCACGGACCAGACCGTCATCATCGTGACTCCGCTGGTGACCTCGCTGGTGGTGTACGTGGTGGTGGGCCTGCTCAGCCCGGAGCCCGACGCGACGGCCGACGCGATCGTGGCCGCGGTGTCGCCCGCCCCCGACGGTGACAGCGAGCCGGTGGCTGCCGCGGTGCCGCAGGCCGCCGTGCCCGGCGCCTCCGACTGA
- a CDS encoding endo-1,4-beta-xylanase codes for MRKATQAAVVGTAAAALLVSTFTVAASATPENAAHHTKPKSDTAAKTLGALGKRADLRIGTAVDMSALASDAPYRAKAAGEFSSVTPENVMKWEAVEPQRGTYNWAPADELVDFAKENGQLVRGHTLVWHSQLPAWLNNGDFTADELREILHKHITDEVTHFKGKIWQWDVVNEAFNDDGTMRNSIWLQKLGPGYIADAFRWAHQADPKATLFINDYNIEGVNAKSTALYNLVVQLRKEHVPVHGVGIQGHLDVQYSAPHDIATNMKRFDDLGLETAITEADVRIPMPADNTELEAQAEAYDVLLRGCLLTEHCTDFTVWGFTDKYSWVPGVFTGEGAANILDENYKAKAAYNAMSQDLTLAAGRD; via the coding sequence ATGCGCAAGGCAACTCAGGCTGCCGTCGTCGGCACCGCCGCCGCAGCCCTGCTGGTCTCCACGTTCACTGTCGCCGCCAGCGCCACCCCCGAGAACGCCGCCCACCACACCAAGCCGAAGAGCGACACCGCGGCCAAGACTCTCGGCGCCCTCGGCAAGCGCGCCGACCTGCGGATCGGCACGGCGGTCGACATGTCGGCGCTCGCCTCCGACGCGCCCTACCGGGCCAAGGCCGCGGGGGAGTTCTCCTCGGTCACCCCGGAGAACGTCATGAAGTGGGAGGCCGTCGAGCCGCAGCGCGGCACGTACAACTGGGCTCCCGCCGACGAGCTGGTGGACTTCGCCAAGGAGAACGGCCAGCTGGTCCGGGGGCACACCCTGGTCTGGCACAGCCAGCTGCCCGCCTGGCTGAACAACGGTGACTTCACGGCCGACGAGCTGCGGGAGATCCTGCACAAGCACATCACCGACGAGGTGACCCACTTCAAGGGCAAGATCTGGCAGTGGGACGTCGTCAACGAGGCCTTCAACGACGACGGCACCATGCGCAACAGCATCTGGCTGCAGAAGCTCGGCCCCGGCTACATCGCCGACGCCTTCCGCTGGGCGCACCAGGCCGACCCCAAGGCCACGCTCTTCATCAACGACTACAACATCGAGGGCGTCAACGCGAAGAGCACCGCCCTCTACAACCTCGTCGTACAGCTCCGTAAGGAGCACGTGCCGGTTCACGGCGTCGGCATCCAGGGCCACCTGGACGTTCAGTACAGCGCCCCGCACGACATTGCCACCAACATGAAGCGCTTCGACGACCTCGGTCTGGAGACCGCGATCACCGAGGCCGACGTCCGCATCCCGATGCCCGCCGACAACACCGAGCTGGAGGCGCAGGCGGAGGCCTACGACGTACTGCTGCGGGGCTGCCTGCTGACCGAGCACTGCACCGACTTCACGGTGTGGGGCTTCACCGACAAGTACTCCTGGGTTCCCGGCGTCTTCACGGGCGAGGGCGCGGCGAACATCCTCGACGAGAACTACAAGGCCAAGGCCGCGTACAACGCGATGAGCCAGGACCTGACGCTGGCCGCAGGCAGGGACTGA
- a CDS encoding glucarate dehydratase family protein encodes MTDGLRIHAVKITPVAFRDPALLNAVGVHEPYALRAIVEVDTGEGLVGLGETYADEGHLRRLRAAADALIGMDAYALGAMHRKVAEVLSSDNGVGGSGLTGMITTSSAVDRVFSPFEVACLDLQGKAAGRPVSDLLGGAVRESVPFSAYLFYKWAAHPGQEPDGWGAALDPEAVVAQARRMISEYGFTAIKLKGGVRPPAEEVEAVLALREAFPDVPLRLDPNAAWSVETSVEVARRLEGVLEYLEDPTPELDGMAQVARQTPIPLATNMCVVAFEHLAPAVAQGSVQVVLSDHHYWGGLHRSKLLSGICDNFAMGLSMHSNSHLGISLAAMTHLAAATPNLTYACDTHWPWKTEEVVEPGALTFTDGAVRVPKGPGLGVELDRDALARLHEQYLDCGLRNRDDTGYMQRIDPHYEEKTPRW; translated from the coding sequence GTGACGGACGGCCTCCGGATCCATGCAGTGAAGATCACCCCGGTCGCCTTCCGTGACCCGGCGCTGCTGAACGCGGTCGGCGTGCACGAACCGTACGCCCTGCGTGCGATCGTCGAGGTGGACACCGGCGAAGGCCTCGTCGGCCTCGGCGAGACCTATGCCGACGAAGGTCATCTGCGCCGGCTGCGGGCGGCTGCGGACGCCCTCATCGGAATGGACGCGTACGCGCTCGGTGCCATGCACCGCAAGGTCGCCGAAGTCCTCTCCTCGGACAACGGAGTCGGCGGCTCCGGACTGACCGGGATGATCACCACCAGCAGTGCCGTGGACCGGGTGTTCTCCCCGTTCGAAGTGGCCTGCCTGGACCTCCAGGGCAAGGCTGCCGGTCGCCCGGTCAGCGACCTGCTCGGCGGAGCGGTGCGCGAGTCCGTGCCGTTCAGCGCGTACCTCTTCTACAAGTGGGCCGCGCACCCGGGACAGGAGCCGGACGGCTGGGGTGCGGCACTGGATCCGGAGGCCGTCGTCGCCCAGGCGCGCCGGATGATCTCCGAGTACGGCTTCACCGCGATCAAGCTCAAGGGCGGTGTCCGGCCGCCCGCGGAGGAGGTCGAGGCGGTCCTCGCACTGCGCGAGGCCTTCCCCGACGTGCCGCTGCGGCTCGATCCCAACGCGGCATGGAGCGTGGAGACCTCGGTCGAGGTGGCCCGCCGCCTGGAAGGTGTCCTCGAGTACCTGGAGGACCCGACGCCCGAGCTGGACGGCATGGCGCAGGTGGCCAGGCAGACGCCGATCCCGCTGGCCACCAACATGTGCGTCGTCGCGTTCGAGCATCTGGCGCCCGCGGTCGCGCAGGGGTCGGTCCAGGTGGTGCTCTCCGACCACCACTACTGGGGCGGCCTGCACCGCTCCAAGCTGCTCTCCGGCATCTGCGACAACTTCGCCATGGGGTTGTCCATGCACTCCAACTCGCATCTGGGGATCAGCCTGGCCGCGATGACCCATCTGGCGGCCGCCACGCCGAACCTCACCTACGCCTGTGACACCCACTGGCCGTGGAAGACCGAGGAAGTCGTGGAGCCGGGCGCGCTGACGTTCACCGACGGGGCCGTGCGGGTTCCGAAGGGGCCGGGGCTCGGCGTCGAACTCGACCGCGACGCACTCGCCCGCCTGCACGAGCAGTACCTCGACTGCGGTCTGCGCAACCGGGACGACACCGGTTACATGCAGCGGATCGACCCCCACTACGAGGAGAAGACTCCGCGCTGGTGA